A window of the Henckelia pumila isolate YLH828 chromosome 3, ASM3356847v2, whole genome shotgun sequence genome harbors these coding sequences:
- the LOC140892600 gene encoding protein PHOSPHATE STARVATION RESPONSE 2-like isoform X1 yields the protein MKGVTQFDGFSTDFATEFPDYFPQIYGAQYQSAPTELQNQQQIVWPDHSSNTKISRLGQQVPAFYATEIYMGLSEFGSQEKNSTFCSQQFKNTYTKTPAYREAGDGFMGYAPARNEPVFQPSNGLSIRPREGLYNDPFGNFSVAEQILRLKKRLLGDLDDSDRRSPCVPFEANQDTGVSQNIYASHPALTKNLRSNNGNSLSLGAVSTGKARIRWTQDLHDRFVESVNRLGGHDKATPKAILTLMDTEGLTIFHVKSHLQKYRNAKYVPESVEGKSEKKTSCTDSASQIDIKTGTQLKEALQLQLDVQKRLHEQLESQRVLQMRIEKQAKQLKMMLDRQQKTTPTLMESRDPNDECPSFNISTTMLDDPEIVDLESCDDDDMIFPSKIS from the exons ATGAAGGGGGTAACACAATTTGACGGGTTTTCGACTGATTTCGCAACTGAATTTCCAGATTATTTTCCACAAATTTATGGAGCTCAGTACCAATCTGCACCCACGGAGCTTCAAAATCAACAGCAGATTGTTTGGCCTGATCATTCATCCAACACCAAGATCAGCAGGTTAGGACAGCAGGTTCCTGCTTTTTACGCCACCGAAATTTACATGGGCTTGTCTGAATTTGGCTCCCAAGAAAAGAACTCAACTTTTTGCTCCCAACAGTTCAAGAATACTTACACGAAAACACCGGCATACCGAGAGGCCGGGGATGGCTTCATGGGCTATGCACCAGCAAGAAATGAACCCGTTTTTCAGCCGAGCAACGGCCTGTCGATCAGGCCGCGGGAAGGTTTGTATAATGATCCGTTCGGAAACTTCTCTGTGGCTGAACAGATACTACGCCTGAAAAAAAGGCTATTGGGTGATCTTGATGATTCAGACAGGAGAAGCCCTTGTGTTCCATTCGAAGCAAACCAGGATACTGGA gtttcacaaaatatttatgCATCTCATCCTGCACTTACGAAGAACTTGAGATCGAATAATGGTAACTCTTTGTCCCTCGGAGCTGTTTCAACAGGCAAGGCTCGAATCAGGTGGACTCAAGATCTTCACGATCGGTTTGTTGAGAGTGTGAATAGACTTGGCGGTCATGACA AGGCCACGCCAAAGGCGATACTGACGCTTATGGATACAGAGGGCCTTACCATATTTCATGTAAAAAGCCATCTACAG AAGTATCGAAATGCTAAGTATGTACCAGAATCAGTGGAAG GGAAATCTGAGAAGAAGACTAGTTGTACAGATAGTGCTTCACAGATCGACATCAAAAC AGGAACGCAGCTGAAGGAAGCATTGCAACTGCAATTAGATGTCCAAAAGCGTCTCCATGAGCAGCTAGAG TCTCAACGAGTCTTACAGATGAGGATTGAAAAGCAAGCCAAACAGCTGAAAATGATGCTTGACCGGCAACAAAAAACAACACCAACTCTCATGGAGTCGAGAGATCCAAACGACGAATGTCCTAGTTTTAACATTTCGACCACCATGCTCGACGATCCAGAAATCGTGGATTTAGAAAGttgtgatgatgatgatatgatttTCCCATCAAAGATAAGCTAG
- the LOC140892600 gene encoding protein PHOSPHATE STARVATION RESPONSE 2-like isoform X2, giving the protein MKGVTQFDGFSTDFATEFPDYFPQIYGAQYQSAPTELQNQQQIVWPDHSSNTKISRLGQQVPAFYATEIYMGLSEFGSQEKNSTFCSQQFKNTYTKTPAYREAGDGFMGYAPARNEPVFQPSNGLSIRPREGLYNDPFGNFSVAEQILRLKKRLLGDLDDSDRRSPCVPFEANQDTGVSQNIYASHPALTKNLRSNNGNSLSLGAVSTGKARIRWTQDLHDRFVESVNRLGGHDKATPKAILTLMDTEGLTIFHVKSHLQYRNAKYVPESVEGKSEKKTSCTDSASQIDIKTGTQLKEALQLQLDVQKRLHEQLESQRVLQMRIEKQAKQLKMMLDRQQKTTPTLMESRDPNDECPSFNISTTMLDDPEIVDLESCDDDDMIFPSKIS; this is encoded by the exons ATGAAGGGGGTAACACAATTTGACGGGTTTTCGACTGATTTCGCAACTGAATTTCCAGATTATTTTCCACAAATTTATGGAGCTCAGTACCAATCTGCACCCACGGAGCTTCAAAATCAACAGCAGATTGTTTGGCCTGATCATTCATCCAACACCAAGATCAGCAGGTTAGGACAGCAGGTTCCTGCTTTTTACGCCACCGAAATTTACATGGGCTTGTCTGAATTTGGCTCCCAAGAAAAGAACTCAACTTTTTGCTCCCAACAGTTCAAGAATACTTACACGAAAACACCGGCATACCGAGAGGCCGGGGATGGCTTCATGGGCTATGCACCAGCAAGAAATGAACCCGTTTTTCAGCCGAGCAACGGCCTGTCGATCAGGCCGCGGGAAGGTTTGTATAATGATCCGTTCGGAAACTTCTCTGTGGCTGAACAGATACTACGCCTGAAAAAAAGGCTATTGGGTGATCTTGATGATTCAGACAGGAGAAGCCCTTGTGTTCCATTCGAAGCAAACCAGGATACTGGA gtttcacaaaatatttatgCATCTCATCCTGCACTTACGAAGAACTTGAGATCGAATAATGGTAACTCTTTGTCCCTCGGAGCTGTTTCAACAGGCAAGGCTCGAATCAGGTGGACTCAAGATCTTCACGATCGGTTTGTTGAGAGTGTGAATAGACTTGGCGGTCATGACA AGGCCACGCCAAAGGCGATACTGACGCTTATGGATACAGAGGGCCTTACCATATTTCATGTAAAAAGCCATCTACAG TATCGAAATGCTAAGTATGTACCAGAATCAGTGGAAG GGAAATCTGAGAAGAAGACTAGTTGTACAGATAGTGCTTCACAGATCGACATCAAAAC AGGAACGCAGCTGAAGGAAGCATTGCAACTGCAATTAGATGTCCAAAAGCGTCTCCATGAGCAGCTAGAG TCTCAACGAGTCTTACAGATGAGGATTGAAAAGCAAGCCAAACAGCTGAAAATGATGCTTGACCGGCAACAAAAAACAACACCAACTCTCATGGAGTCGAGAGATCCAAACGACGAATGTCCTAGTTTTAACATTTCGACCACCATGCTCGACGATCCAGAAATCGTGGATTTAGAAAGttgtgatgatgatgatatgatttTCCCATCAAAGATAAGCTAG